The genomic DNA ACCTTCcccaaaaattataatattaatcaAGATGATGATCGGAGACTACCTACGGTGAACTGGAGCGACAAATGAGACACAAGGACAGGTGATATTGGGGACAGAAAATTTAAACTACATTTATgtgcctttttctttttttttctttctttctttctttcaaaGTAATCTAAACTTAAGCAAGTCGATTCATTCTCAAAGTGATAAGAGTGACCGAAAGGAAGAAATTCATACGGACAGTGAAGGAACCATGAACTGAGCAAGACGATTAGGCATAATTTACAATTCGACTAGTCATCCAAGGAGGCTATACGAAGGCATGTCTTCTATCCTAAGTACATCATCCATCAAAAGCTCCCTCTCGAGCGCAGCTCGAGTCGACTTCAGAACCTCCTAAGAACACATATGCACATCTTGAAGATGTAGGAATCAAGCAAAAAACAGGTGAGAAATGAAATTGTAGTAGACATGCTATACTAACATTGAATTCCATGTAGGAAGCATTTCGTTCTAGCCACTGCTTGTCCATCAACATGAATGCTACACAGTAGAGCAAGTCGAAAGCCCACTCATCCTCTGCCATGGCAAAAACATATGTAACGAGACATGTACGTATCAGAGATTGTGCTCAGTTTACATATGTAACGAGACATGTACGTATCAGAGATTGTGCTCAGTTTACGCGAAAGGCTCACCAGACAGCATTTGGACGAAGACCGCTCTGGCGAATGTCCTCGTCTTTGCTGTATACATACAATCTTAAAACTCGTCAGAACTCTAATACTGAATGAGTATAACTTAAGGCATTCTAAACTTATCCATAACTTTGCAAGGAACAAGTCTATGATACAAGTATATAGAGAAGCAACTTTGGTGAGAATAAACCTTTCTATCATTCGAGGTATGGTTCCAGAAGAACCATGGCTCACTTCATCCTAAGATTTGCACATGCAATGTAACCGAGCATGCTGAATTATTTGCCATGATATCTAACAGAAAAATCTAGTTCctggtttatgcatgttttttttGCCATGTTCTACTCTTGTTTGTTCTTTTAGTTAAATCGCTATTGATTGTTAAAAAGAAACGCTTACAGGATTGAAGATCTAGCATTTGTATTATCATGAAAGTGATATTGACACCAGCCACCGCAAAAGGATACTCCCATGTAGATCGATTTCCAAACTGCTTGTTTAGCAACCTCTGGAAGGAATTCTAAAGATAAAGAAAGTCAAGATAATTTTCTCTTggagtaaaattattttaagaaaaaaaaacaaagataatCTGATCTTACAGAGAATGTTTTCGCAAAGAATAGAAGATTCTCCAATGAAATAAACCCGGCACCCCTACTTACCATGAAAAACTGTGGATTAGGAGACTCGGTTGGTAGAGAATGGAGCAAAAATAATTATAATGGTAAATTTACCTAAAGTCAGTGGACGGATCCTTCCCCTGCCAGCCCATCTCCTTCCACTGGTCGGATACAAGGCCACTGAGCTCTTTATCAGGGTACGTCGCATACCAAAGAGCCCTGAGAGCTTCCTGCCAGGACATGGTAAGTTTCAATATTTCCAAAACAGAGGAGAGGCGCCATTTATTGTTTCACTCAATTCTTCCAATTATTAGCTTTCCTTCAAAATCAGTCTTCGTATTTCTCTGGTAACTCTTTACTCAGTAAAGAACACtcaaatgaaaaaaaatttacatcGGCATTCACagatggattttttttaaaaaaaaaaactgtgtTATCTTTAATTAACTCAACTGTTCATGTTTAACATTGATTATTCCATAATGACATGGAGAAGTGAATATTACCTGATGTTCACATCTTGAACCATCAAAATAAACATTCACGCGATGCTTCAATCTTTGAAGTCTCTTTTCCTAAAATCAATCAAACAATTCCATTTACGAAAAAGAATAACTTAAGGTGAAGAAAAAGGAACGTCAATTCCAAGCTCTAATGACAGACTATACAGAAACACAGCAAACTTGAACAAAGATAAAGAATTAAGATGTAAAGCCAAATCAAACTTCATATAGCAAGCTTCAATATCACATTGTGATTTGCTTTTTTACCTGCAAAGGAGTGAGATTCATGCAAATGCGCTCATAAGTTCCTTTGCGTTTCATACAAACGCAAGATAATCCTTTCCCGATCCATCTTGGTGAACCACACGTCTGATCACCTGTGCAAAACCAATAATACAAACATCAAAGATAAGGAAACCTCAAACCACAATATGAAAACATCAACTTTAAATATGCCAAACCTCAAACCACAATATCAATAACTTGTACTAGCTCAAAATGCTACACTATTAGCTTATGACTGAGGATTGACCCATTAACTTGCACTAGCTCAAAATGATAAAGCCCAAATAGATAGTAGTAGCTTACCTTTCTGAGCTTATAAATCTTATCGGCTGACCTACAACTCGCAATGCACGACTAAAATAGAATATACTACAGCTTCTCCCCAACTCAAGGATTGGAGTCTACATTAAGAAATAAATTGCAACTCAGAAATTGTTACATGAGCCTAGACTtaccaaaaaatgaaaatgaaagcaTAAAATGATTGAATTGATTCCAAGTAGCAAGTTAGAAGGTTCGTTGGGTATGGACCTAAATTTGCCCAAAATTATAAATAAAGGCATAGAATGACTGAAGATATTCTAAAGAGTATAATAGAGGGTTCATACGTGGAATTTGGATAGTTTGAGCCCATGTAACAATTTTACTGAAGTTGCTACATAGACCTAAATTTGCTGAAAATTACAAAATAGGTTATAAAACATCTCATTTGGTTCCAAAAAGCACAATAGAGGTTTTATCAGTGAAATTTAGACAGTCAATGTAGCAATTTTGGCAAATTTGCTACTACACAGACCTATGAAGGCATAGAATGACTAACTAGATTCTAAGGAGTAGAACAGAGGGGTCATTTATAGAATTACGATCATTTGGGTTCATGTAGCACTTTTCTTTTGGAAAAAGTGCTACATTGATCTAAAATTGCAAATGAAGGGATAGAATGCCCAAACAAATTCTTAAGTAGAGTCGGCTACATTGATCTAAAATTGCAAATGAAGGGATAGAATGCCCAAACAAATTCTTAAGTAGAGTCGGCTAGTAAACAGAGAGTTTATCTTTGGAATATGGTCAGTTTTggcaaattggttcatgaatggCAGACACTCAACACAAAATAcaaaaaatcaaagaaagaaatgAAGACAGAGAAACATGAAGTGAGGTTAAACAGTGTTTGTAGGGAGATGAAACTAAAACTAGGCAGCATAAAAGTATTCTTTAGGCAAGATTTATATGAGTTATTCAGTAAAAAAACAAAGGATGCCTTATAATATTTACCTTACAAAAACATTTACTAAACCAAAAAAAGGTACTAGTGAATAATTTTTTAGGCAAGGTTACGAGGCTAGAGACTTGCAAGGACGCGAAGACTTGCAAGAAACATGGCAAAGTTTTGGTGCAAGTACAAGCACTAGGTGGTTACTTGTGGTACGATGCTACATACCTACCCAATTTAACAGGGAAACCAAGGCTCACAGGAAGGAATCATGTGAGATCTACATCAGTATGTAAGACAATCCACAGCGATTAGGGATATTTCTCCCAAGTATTTGTGGTTCCCACTTCCACATCACTCTTCAAATATCCTACTATTCAAATATTCCAAATCTCACAATAAAATATCtcattaatcaaatatttatgggtcTCACCCATCAAATATCCACTCTCAAATATCCCCAATTCCGCaatcaaatatctcaccaatcaaatatttatgggtcCCATGAGCATTTTattaacttacatttaattttaagaagacatacaaatttaagaaaaatactacttcatatgaatataaatattttacaaatttgaaattgaaatacaGAAGTACAACCCATATTATATTAATAAAACACATAACAATAAACCATATAAATTACAAActacaattaataaaataaacaggGAGCAGATAAAATAAAACATGAAAATTAACTACATGTTCAATTTTTTCTTCAGCTGCTCACATATCGCtagatgattttgaaattattcatCTGTTATGCCTAGTGTGTTCATTATGAGGAGTTGATGTGCTTGGATGATTTGATTTACTTTCTTATTGTTATTATACTCTTCCAAATGTGGCATTGACTGTTGCACAACCTAATTCAATTCATCAATTAGGCTTACTCTTTCTTTGCCTTTCCTCTTTGTTGCTTTCTGTCCCATTGGACTAGATCGAACTTCTCTATCACCTAGATCAACAGTTGTATTAGGATTAGAAGAGTCAGTATGTGCACCTGATGATTCTGATGTTCTTACTTTCTTTGTAGCACGTTGCTCTGAGGATTGAGGAGCATACATCGGACTATCTTTCACGATTCTCCACACATGTTCATATtggaaagtaattttaaaagtacTCTTGTATTCTTCATGAGCTCGCACCATCAAATCCTCGTCACTCCATCCGCTTGATCGATCATTATACCATTTATTATAGATTCCATTATATCAATTCACGATTTTTTTCAACGAAGCCCAATGAGATTTTGCTTTCTCCGCAGTTCTCTTTTTAGCTCCCTTATCTCGATTGGTATTGTAGTATGTCACCACCCGTTTCCAAAAAGACTCAGTCTCCGTTGCAAGGAATTTATCATCTGCTACGATCCATACTGTTCACTTGCTATAATCTTTATCCGATTCATTGCCCATCTCTGGAGCTTTATTGAGAATAATATCGTCGGGCCTTATTCATATAAGAATGGAGGAAATTGTGAATCGAGGATTGCATAAGGTATTTCTATACTTTTATCACTATCTGTTGCATCAACACTAGTTCTTCTCGATTCATTTGATTGAATCTCCAATGATTAAAGCGGATTAATTCCATGAGTTGGGACTTGCATGAAATATTGACTACTCTGCCAATATTCTAGAGGATATGTATAATACGAATCTCGAGAATCGTCACTCAAAGAATTTggataactttgaaaattatgaTAATATGGTGATAAGTATGGAAAAGGTTGAAAATTTGGTGAGTGTTGAGTGGgaaatggaaattgaggattgagAAAATTAGGACGAACTCGAGAACTTTATTCACTAGAATTTTCATTGATATTTGGAGAGTTAAACAAATTCCTAAAATAATGACCAGAATTTTTATCCATTTCTCTCTAAATTTTTGGTATGCAATAAGTATAGAATTGATGAAAATAGATGAAAGGAACGATGTATATATAGGAGGAAAGCGAGCATTGATTAACCttcaactttgattttttttctaacgttctgttttaattttttttattttttctaaaaatgtgtaaaacattaataaaattaaaaataaataaataaatatgatagtCAACCTTTTGGTGGGCCCACAAAAGAATTTGTGTCCGATAATTTCTAATCACTCCATAAATATCCCTTCCAATGGAAGTATTCAAGAGGGGATGTTTGAAGAGATGCTCTAAGGTGCTGTCCGTGGCATGGACTAGTCAGTAGTCATCTCGCAGATCAGTCGAATTCGGGAAGGAAACTTTTTAGGGTATACTTTCAGTGTTTAATTTTCGCATGGTTGCTAAAGTAGCAAAGACAAAGAGTAACTCCCGAATTGTACTTCAAAGTTACAAAGAGGCATAGCGTAAACTTCGAGACAGCAGACAAATGCCCCTCACATGCCATCCAAGTCGCAGTAACAGAGCTTTACGAGCTTAGTTCTTTCCTAGGCCTAATCCAACTGCTAGGGCACGTGAAACTTGTCACAAGATGACAAGAAGTAATTTTGGCCAGCAACCTAAATAACTTCATAAAACGACCTGTGGATCGCCCAGACAAGTGTATGAAATATTATCATAGTAAAATCTGATGTTCAAATTTTGGTATAGCTGAAGTCAATACCTTCCTTATGTACTTTTCTTATGTGCTAATTATTATTTCAAATACGAGTATTCATTAGTAATTCACCTTTTTCTCGTGTTGATACTAAACCAAATTGGCGGGGCACTAGCGCTGGGGGAGGGTAGTCGTCTTGCCACCTTGATAAAATGGTCAAGAATTTTATCTTGCTCAAGAATGCGCAATATTGTTTTTTGTTTACAGTTCAAAATTACAATATGCGCAATACAGCAGCAAGCAGATCGCTGAGGACAAACCCTAGAAAACGCGCGATTGAAAAGTAGCATTTTGCGGCCGTAAAGGAGCTTCGATCTCCGATTGTCCATACCATACAATGTACAGAGCTTGCGACGGAATCAAGCATCGAGAAAACCGATGATCAAAAGAAACACTCCAAAGAACCTTAAAAAAAACACACATCCACTTTTTTTCTGAAGAAAGAGAAGAGTATGGACGAGGATGACCTACCGACATTAGCGGCGGAAGCGCTGTGAGCGCACCTGAAGATGGAGTGCGGCGGCAGCGAACCGATGGCCATGCAACCACCGTGGCTCCTCTCGACCCCCATGTCTCCCTCTCGCTAGCAACCCCGGAGTGATCTGGCGCGGAGATGGTCGAGGAGGAAGAAGTAAATACCCAAAAAGAGGAGCAGGCGGGAGCGAACGAAGGCCGCCCTCTGTGTCTGCGTCGGATCGGATTCGTCGTCTCGTAGTCTGCTTCCAGAACTTTCTTTCTATACCGACAAATACATCGACCCCGTGCGCAGCACGTGCCTCTACCGAAGTGAGCCGATGGAGCTACAGCTTCGTACAGTGACACAGGATTGGATCAAATGAATGGTGGTCCGATTAAAATCATGTATGTTTCTGAAAGACGTTCGGCAGTGGATTAAGAATCATTTCGATTTGTTCTTGCGTGCTCGATTGGTGGGGATGGAGATCCTTTTGTATCGGTGCTCGCGCTGTTGCACATGCACTGCACAGGTAAGTAGTCAAAAAGAGGCTTTAGATCCTTCATGTTTTCTGACTCTGCCGAGAAGAAGACGACGACCAACTAGTTAACTACCAGACAACAAGAGCCATGTGGAGTGCCGCAGTGTCTGCGAATCTAAAACACAATCTTTAGCCTGAGCACACTCTCCGAAACAGACAACAACCAAGTTACTACGCAGATTAACAGACACAAGTTATTTGATTAAAGTAGGAGAAACTGAACTGAACTGAACTACGAAGAGTTGGTGTTCGGATTCGAAGGCCTCAGATTGGTGATGCGATGGCGCATTGCTGCTCCGATCCGTTGCAATTGGAGTGGAGGCGATGGGACAAGGCGGTGGAGGTGATGAGGCGGCGGGGCGCTGCTGCAGCGCGGATTGACGGTGGCTTCTGCGGAGAAGGGATGTGAGTTTTCAGCTACAGAATGTGCTCGTGAAGTCAATTCGAGAGGGCAGAATTTCTTGTCCGTAATTCTTGACGTTGAATTGtaaacataattttatattatatatatatatatatatatatatatgtgtgttttttttaatatagtctaatagtaaaattattaaaatgtgtttgatttaatttatcatatataattataattatataattatcaagtaatcatataattaaaattaaaaaaataaaatatagtcAAATATTGTCTTATTCAATAGGTAAtataacaaaaatttatttattttaacgttttaatgaataatctaatttaatattttactatattatcttGAGTTAcaaaactaataataataatattattattattattttaaaaaaattcatatttttctttatttttatatattttattattttttcccttctttatattttattttttttgacgttgtttatttttttaagttttttttttttactttttttcctattttttaggttttcctttttatttttaatattttttaccttttcgtatgtttttttttatgttttaaatatttttatgttttttattatttttacctttttttatgttttttctattttcctattttttccaatttttattttttttttacttattttctaattttacgtttttaaaatttatttttttatttttttctttacgtTTTTTTTTGTCACATTTTAAAAGCGTTACTAATCtaattaaagaaaattattaataaattttaaaattatttgcaatgtaaaaaaaacaaatagtgagataattcaataatttaaaattagtatGAAATCGGAACCAAAATCTCTCTAAAGATTTGTTTACTTgaataaaaataagtaaaaataaaatgtttcctttatttttatatatatcttttttaattgaaaaattattCCATATGTGTTTTTCAATATCTctcttaagaaaaataattttccttttattaattatgattttttttttacttatatgGACAATTTCgctattttgcaaaaaaaaaaaaaatcctccttT from Zingiber officinale cultivar Zhangliang chromosome 4A, Zo_v1.1, whole genome shotgun sequence includes the following:
- the LOC121970196 gene encoding ELMO domain-containing protein A-like isoform X2, whose translation is MKRKGTYERICMNLTPLQEKRLQRLKHRVNVYFDGSRCEHQEALRALWYATYPDKELSGLVSDQWKEMGWQGKDPSTDFRGAGFISLENLLFFAKTFSNSFQRLLNKQFGNRSTWEYPFAVAGVNITFMIIQMLDLQSSKTRTFARAVFVQMLSEDEWAFDLLYCVAFMLMDKQWLERNASYMEFNEVLKSTRAALERELLMDDVLRIEDMPSYSLLG
- the LOC121970196 gene encoding ELMO domain-containing protein A-like isoform X1, whose product is MGVERSHGGCMAIGSLPPHSIFRCAHSASAANVGDQTCGSPRWIGKGLSCVCMKRKGTYERICMNLTPLQEKRLQRLKHRVNVYFDGSRCEHQEALRALWYATYPDKELSGLVSDQWKEMGWQGKDPSTDFRGAGFISLENLLFFAKTFSNSFQRLLNKQFGNRSTWEYPFAVAGVNITFMIIQMLDLQSSKTRTFARAVFVQMLSEDEWAFDLLYCVAFMLMDKQWLERNASYMEFNEVLKSTRAALERELLMDDVLRIEDMPSYSLLG